In a single window of the Elaeis guineensis isolate ETL-2024a chromosome 4, EG11, whole genome shotgun sequence genome:
- the LOC105037123 gene encoding LOW QUALITY PROTEIN: uncharacterized protein (The sequence of the model RefSeq protein was modified relative to this genomic sequence to represent the inferred CDS: inserted 1 base in 1 codon), whose protein sequence is MFPVARRRSSSFLGLGCGCKDSKSVLASDASDKSTVIRRRFRGPSSADTLTLTSPFSSTSSCWEEAGEKPDSSASTPRFSGLLRQLNELEQKVLAWGTSPPPPPGEAEKWRRPHHRRSSSGGRRLEESVAVVKESADPLGDFRRSMLQMIVEKEIVDGEELRELLRRFLSLNSPCHHDLILQAFAEIWEEVFSAYENTPDLLFRRTYSXFSQPPHF, encoded by the exons ATGTTTCCAGTTGCGAGGAGGAGAAGCAGCTCGTTTTTGGGCCTCGGATGCGGTTGCAAGGACTCCAAATCGGTGTTGGCGTCCGACGCCTCCGACAAGTCCACCGTAATCCGTCGCAGGTTCAGGGGTCCATCATCGGCGGACACCCTGACCCTGACCTCCCCCTTCTCCTCCACCTCCTCTTGCTGGGAGGAGGCGGGGGAGAAGCCCGATAGCTCGGCGAGCACGCCGAGGTTCTCCGGGCTTCTGCGCCAGCTCAACGAGCTGGAGCAGAAAGTTTTGGCCTGGGGAACGAGTCCTCCTCCTCCCCCAGGCGAAGCAGAAAAGTGGCGAAGGCCTCATCATCGAAGGAGCAGCAGCGGAGGACGAAGACTAGAGGAGAGCGTGGCGGTGGTGAAGGAATCAGCCGACCCATTGGGGGATTTTAGGAGGTCGATGCTGCAGATGATCGTAGAGAAGGAGATCGTTGACGGGGAAGAGCTGCGGGAGCTCCTCCGCCGCTTCCTCTCCCTCAATTCTCCCTGCCACCACGACCTCATCCTCCAGGCCTTCGCCGAGATCTGGGAGGAGGTCTTCTCCGCCTACGAGAACACCCCAGATCTCCTCTTTCGCCGCACCTACT CTTTCTCCCAACCTCCGCACTTCTAA
- the LOC105043330 gene encoding heavy metal-associated isoprenylated plant protein 39 has protein sequence MDMKEKKLTVVGAVDPVKVVSKLRKFWPTNIFSVGPVKEPEKEKKEEPKKEEPKKEEETKKEEPKKEETKKEEPKKEEETKKEEPKKEEAKKEEPKKEEAEKKRDPQELMMMELVNAYKAYQPHMTTHYYVHSAEENPNSCAIL, from the coding sequence ATGGACATGAAGGAGAAGAAACTGACGGTGGTTGGAGCCGTCGACCCTGTCAAAGTTGTGAGCAAACTCAGGAAATTCTGGCCGACCAATATATTCTCAGTGGGTCCAGTGAAGGAGCctgagaaggagaagaaagaagagccCAAAAAGGAGGAACCCAAGAAGGAGGAGGAGACCAAGAAGGAGGAGCCCAAAAAGGAGGAGACCAAGAAGGAGGAGCCCAAGAAGGAGGAGGAGACCAAGAAGGAGGAACCCAAGAAGGAGGAGGCCAAGAAAGAGGAACCCAAGAAGGAGGAGGCCGAGAAGAAGAGAGATCCCCAAGAGCTGATGATGATGGAGCTCGTCAATGCCTACAAAGCTTACCAACCTCACATGACCACACATTACTACGTCCACAGTGCCGAGGAGAATCCAAACTCTTGTGCCATCTTGTAA